Genomic segment of Nostoc sp. TCL240-02:
CTCAAATAAACCCCGCAGGTCTTGAGAACGCGATTTTAGGTGTTTCATCCTCCGGTTGTGAACTCATGCTTGTACCATTTATTTGTGAAGCTGCGCCAAATTTCCTTTGCTTCTTCTTTCTTTCTTTGTGTCCTTTGCGTCCTTTGCGGTTCGTTCCTCATATAGTTCGGCGCACCTTCATACAGAATTGGTATTAAATAATCTTAGGGCACTCACGTGATGTCTGCGACGGGCTACGCCTACGCCAGTGGAATTTTCTGCCAGATTACCCCTGCATAGGTGTAGCCCGCCATAGGCATCACTATCTCGACAAATGCCATAGACCAATATCATACTATTCTAGTTGGTATAAAGATAGTGACGTTTAGACATTTTCAAGTAACAAAATATTTTACAACTACAAAAAAATAAATATTTATGTAGTTATTTGGATCAGATTAGTTGATTAATTTTGCTCAAAATGCCGAAAATTATCGCAAAAAAATGTTATTACTAAAACGACATATCGAATTGACAGTTGGTAGAATTTTACCAAGATAACCAAAATTGATAAATAATATTATTATGCCAAGAAAAGAACAAGGATGGGTTACATTTCAAACCTCAGAGGACGAGCGGAAGATTCTAGAGGAGTTTTGCGAACAGTCTCAACGCACTAAGACTGAGATTTTGCGAGAACTTGTGCGTAGTCTCACTCAGCACTCTTCAGCAGCAGTATTACCATCACCTCAGCAGGAAAAACGGGAAGATATCTACTATAGTCAAAAACCTGACATAGAAAGTACTATTCCCAAGAAATCACTAAAAGTTAGCTCTCGTAATATTCTTAAAGGTGTTGTTAAACGAGTTGTTTATGGAGCAGTTAATAGTGAGGTAACTCTGGAAATTATTCATAAAGTAGAATTAACTTCAATTATCACCAGAGCTTCGGCAGAAGAGTTAGAACTATCTGAGGGAAAAGAAGCTTATGCAGTGATTAAGTCGAACGATATTGTGATTGCTAGAGAATAAAAATACGGGATTTTAGGCGTTGGGTATTAATTTTTGATGGTGAAGAACTGCAAGATAAATTGAGTATATATCATTTGATGAAATTCCAGAGCTAAAAAGGATTATCAACAGGTAAGAAAAATTGCTGAGGGATTAAGTGGTATGATTCTTATTTTGCTTGTTGCCACACAAGATTTTATACTCACTTTTCAAAAATCTTGATAACCAATTAATTGGCTAGCTATAGAGGCGTATATCTATGCGCCCCTACTGCTTTTAACCTTAATTTGACATAAATAACAGATGTGTACTCTTACAAGTTTTATCTAGCGTAGGCGTAGCCCGCACTTCTCTACTAGACGCTGCACGAACGATATATTTCCACTGCGCTCAGTACAAGCATCTCAGTGACCATCATAGATATCGCATCTACACCCATAGCAAAACTGACAAAGGTTACAACTTTTATTAAGCATTTTTTGATAGAGTGATGCTTTGTCAAACGCTCTCATATTCATGTCGTCCCAGGTATCGCTCCCTCAATCGCTCCATCCATACCTACCCATCACCGCTCTTGCGCCTATGCAGGATGTAACAAACCTCTGGTTTATGAAGGTCATTGCCCACTACGGCAGCCCTGACTACTTCTTCACCGAGTATTTCCGCGTCAATGATACCTCACGACTCAATCGTAACATTCTGGCAGCAATCACCGAAAACGACACGGGTCGCCCCGTTTTTGCTCAAATGATTGGCGAAAGCATTCCAGACTTAGTAAGAACAGCAATTGATCTTTGCCGCTATAATATCGCTGGAGTTGATTTGAATATGGGCTGTCCAGCACCTAGAATCTATCGCAAAAATGTTGGGGGTGGATTGTTGCTCTTACCAGAAAAAGTAGATCGGATTTTAGCAGAATTGCGGCAGGCAGTGAACGATCGCCCTTTGACTGTCAAGATGCGCGTAGGTTTTGAAAATACAGATAACTTTTACAAAATTCTAGATATAATCAATCGCCACAACATTGATTTGTTGAGTTTGCATGGTCGCACAGTGAAAGATATGTACCACGGGGCAGTGAGATATGATTTGATTGCTGAAGCGGTTAGACGAGTTCATTGTCCAGTACTTGCCAATGGCAATATCAACTCTGCAAAAACTGCTATTGAAGTGCTTTCTCAAACGGGCGCGGCTGGTGTGATGGTAGGGCGCTGGGCGATTGGTAATCCTTGGATTTTTAATCAAATTCGGCAAGCTTTGCGCTTCGAGCCGATCGCACCCGTTCCTTTAGTAGAAGTACGCAACTATATTGATCGTTTATGGCAGACCCCCACAGCAGCAACTATGCCAGAGCGATCGCGTGTAGGCTATCTGAAAATGTTCCTCAACTACATTGC
This window contains:
- a CDS encoding molybdopterin-binding protein, whose protein sequence is MPRKEQGWVTFQTSEDERKILEEFCEQSQRTKTEILRELVRSLTQHSSAAVLPSPQQEKREDIYYSQKPDIESTIPKKSLKVSSRNILKGVVKRVVYGAVNSEVTLEIIHKVELTSIITRASAEELELSEGKEAYAVIKSNDIVIARE
- a CDS encoding tRNA-dihydrouridine synthase family protein; translation: MSSQVSLPQSLHPYLPITALAPMQDVTNLWFMKVIAHYGSPDYFFTEYFRVNDTSRLNRNILAAITENDTGRPVFAQMIGESIPDLVRTAIDLCRYNIAGVDLNMGCPAPRIYRKNVGGGLLLLPEKVDRILAELRQAVNDRPLTVKMRVGFENTDNFYKILDIINRHNIDLLSLHGRTVKDMYHGAVRYDLIAEAVRRVHCPVLANGNINSAKTAIEVLSQTGAAGVMVGRWAIGNPWIFNQIRQALRFEPIAPVPLVEVRNYIDRLWQTPTAATMPERSRVGYLKMFLNYIALSVDTEGHFLRLMRQTQTEIELFNLCDRILLADLTKTLALAPSLSV